The following DNA comes from Candidatus Firestonebacteria bacterium RIFOXYD2_FULL_39_29.
CATAGATCTGTCGAGCTGTTCTCCGCAATCACACCTGTAGCTGCCCAGGATATCTCCGGTTAAACATTCCGAATGAACTCTTACTAGTACATCTTTTTTCCCCGTAATATCTCCAAGTACCAAAGCAATTGGGAAATCTCCGTCTATAAGATTCTCATAAGCTATAACCCGCCATACACCATATTTATTTGGAATAGTTGTTTCTACCGATCTTTTAACCAATAGCTCCGTCTGCCTTCGGTGTTTAATCAAGTCAGCTACCGTTATTATCTTTATACCAAAACGTTTTGAGAATTTTTGCAAATCAGGAAGCCTTGCCATAGAGCCGTCTTCTTTCATTATCTCACAAATAACTCCTGCAGGATAAAGTCCGGAAAGAAGCGCAAGATCTACGGAGGCCTCTGTCTGTCCTGCTCTTTTAAGAACTCCACCATCTTTATACCTTAAAGGGAAAATATGTCCCGGTCTGGCCAGATCCGAAGGCTTAGTTTTTTTATTTATTGCCGCGAGAATCGTCCTGGCTCTGTCAAAAGCTGAAATACCTGTAGTAGCACCTTTTTTTACATCAATAGAAACAGAAAACGCCGTATGAAAACTTGAAGTATTACTGTTTACCATATCAGGAATATTCAATTCGTCCAGCCTCTTAGAAAGCAGAGGAAGACATATTAAACCCCTTCCATGTTTCGCCATAAAGTTAATCTTTGCCGGAGTTGTTTTTTCGGCGGCTAAAACCAAGTCCCCTTCGTTTTCTCTATCTTCATCATCGATGACAATAAGCATCTTGCCTGTTTTATAATCTTTTATCGCTTCAGGAATACTGCTAATACCCGTTTTCATTTAAAAACTCCTTTGTAATTTCTTTTTTACTGCCGGA
Coding sequences within:
- a CDS encoding bifunctional 3,4-dihydroxy-2-butanone 4-phosphate synthase/GTP cyclohydrolase II, translating into MKTGISSIPEAIKDYKTGKMLIVIDDEDRENEGDLVLAAEKTTPAKINFMAKHGRGLICLPLLSKRLDELNIPDMVNSNTSSFHTAFSVSIDVKKGATTGISAFDRARTILAAINKKTKPSDLARPGHIFPLRYKDGGVLKRAGQTEASVDLALLSGLYPAGVICEIMKEDGSMARLPDLQKFSKRFGIKIITVADLIKHRRQTELLVKRSVETTIPNKYGVWRVIAYENLIDGDFPIALVLGDITGKKDVLVRVHSECLTGDILGSYRCDCGEQLDRSMGIIAESKSGVLLYMRQEGRGIGLINKLKAYSLQDKGYDTVQANVELGFKPDLRDYGVGAMILSDLGLKSIKLLTNNPRKVIGLEGYGLEIKGRIPLEIKPNKFNLKYYKTKKKKMGHILKSV